GCACGTCATCAGATTCTGCGGCAAACTCGATCAGATTGTTCCTCGAACTTTCAACCTCGCCCTGCAGATCTGCCGGGATATCAACAGGATTGACCCTGCCGCTCCCATCATTGCTGAACTCAAAGGCCTTTGCATTAACGAGATCTACAATACCCCTGAAATCCTCCTGTTCGCCAAGAGGCAAGGATACCGGAACCAGTCTCAGGTCCAGGGCTTCCTTTATTGCATCCACTGCCTTCTTGAAGTCTGCCCTCTCCTTATCCATTTTGTTGACACACATAATGACAGGAAGGCCTGAATCCCTGATAATGGACCATACCTTCTGTGCCTGCGGTTTTACCGGATCTACAGCATCTACAGTAAACAGTATATTATCAGCCGCCCTGGCAGCCATCCTGGCTTCGGCGAGGAAGTTGTCGTCTCCGGGTGTGTCCATAAGATAGACTTTGGCCCTTTTCCAGTTCAGGTGATGAAACGCTGTGCTGATGGAGATGTGGCGCTTGACCTCTTCCGGCTCAAAGTCCAACACCGAGGATCCGTCATCGACCTTGCCCATGCGCGAAGTTGCCTTGGCGGTAAAGAGCAAGGCCTCTGCCAGAGAAGTCTTGCCGCTTCCGCTTTGGGCAACCAGAGCGAGATTTCTGATGTTGCTGACTTCCATAGATGCTGTTTCCTTTCCTTCATAGATTTATGGTAACCGTTTACAGGGCACCGCATCTGCTTTGTTGCCTGCCTGCCGGCAGACAGGTCGGGCACTTGAAGTACAGGAAGTACGTCTGCGTATCCGTAGGTCTCGCATACGCAGCACCCTGTAAACGGTTACAGTTCTGTAAGTTGCAGTAAAACGGGCATTATCGAATTTCTGTTTTTCCCAATTTCAAATTTCAAGTTTCGAATCAACCTTTCCCGGTACCCCACCTCATATAGTCTCTCATAAGATAGGCAGACTCTTCCCGTTCGATCTTGACTGTGCATATCTTGAATTCAGGTGTCTTGGCAATGGGGTCCAGGGCACTGCTGGTCAGGATGTTTGTCCTGGTCTCAGAAAAATTGAACGTCATGCAAACAACACCCGGAGAAACGATTTCGGTTATCTTTGTCCTGGCCTTTATGCTCCCTCTCCTCGAGGTCACTCTTATGACTTCGCCGTCCTGGATCTCCAGGGAGGCGGCATCAGCCGGGTGTATCTCCATTCGCTCCTCGCCACGCAGGTCATCAAAACCTTCGGCCTTACGCGTCATAACGGCATGATAATGGAAGGCGCTCCGTCTGGTGATAAGGATAAATGGATACTCGTGGCTGGGAGTCTCTGCCGGAGGCCGGTACGAAATGGGTGCGAATCTTGCGCGCCCGTTTGGTGTGTTGAAGCGCTCGCTGTAAAGATACGGCGTTCCCGGATGTTCGTGATCCGGGCAGGGCCATTGAAGCCCGGACTTCTCAATACGTTCGTACGTAATGCCCCCGTAACTCGGGGTCAGGCTGCGCATCTCCTCAAAGATCTCCTGGGGGCTGCTGAAATCAAAACCTTTTGCCCCCATGCTTTTTGCAATATCGCATATGATCATCCAGTCGGGACGTGAATTGCCTTTGGGCTCTATTGCCTTGCGGACCCTTTGTACCCGCCTCTCGGTGTTGGTAAAGGTCCCGTCTTTCTCGGCAAAGCTGGCTGCCGGAAGCACAACGTCTGCCAGACGCGCCGTCTCTGTAAGGAAGATATCCTGCACCACGAACAGTTCCAGATGTGATATGGCCTTTTCTATGAAATGGGTGTCCGCGTCCGTGACTACCGGATCTTCACCAACCAGATAGAGGGCCTTGATCCTGCCCTCACGGGCCGCATCAAACATCTCGGTCAATGTGAGTCCGGGTGATGGACTGAGCTTGCAACTCCACGCCTTTTCAAACTTCCTCCGCACCTTTTCATCATCCACCTTTTGATAACCAGGGTATACATTTGGAAGCGCTCCCATATCACAGGCGCCCTGGACGTTATTCTGCCCCCTTAAGGGATTTACGCCGGTCGAGGGCCTTCCGATGCTGCCCGTAAGCAGCGCCAGGTTGGCCAGGGCCCGCACATTGTCCGTCCCGTGCGAGTGCTCGGTGATGCCAAGGGTATACAGGATGGTAGCGGGTGAGGTAGAGGCGAACATCCTGGCGGCCTCGACCATGTCCTGTGCAGGAACACCAGTAATTTCCTCAACAGTTGCCAGGTCATTCTCCATGACCGAGGCCTCAAAGGCCTCATAGCCATCGCATCGTTCCTCGATAAATGAGGTATCCAGGAGGTCTTCCTCGATAATGACCCTCATCATCCCATTCAGGAGCGCTATATCGGTTCCTGGCCGGAGCCTGAGCCAGATATCGGCCATGCGGCAGAGAGGTATGCGCCTGGGATCCGCCACGATGAGCTTTGCACCTTTTTGCACGGCCCTGGTGACCTGCCTGCCTATAATCGGATGATTTGCCGTCGTATTGGTGCCGATGGCAAAGATGCAGGCCGCATCGCTGATCTCGCCTATGGAGTTCGTCATGGCACCGCTGCCGAAGCTGGCGGCCAGACCGGCCACCGTGGGCGCGTGTCAGAGACGGGCACAGTGGTCGATATTATTGGTCTTCAATACCGCCCTGGTAAACTTCTGGAAGAGGTAGTTCTCTTCATTTGTGCATCTGGCCGAGGAGATGGCCGCAATCTCATTTCCTTTGTAATGGGCTAGGCTGCTTGCCACATATTTGATCGCCTGGTCCCAGGTGATTTCCACAAACTTGCCTTCTCTCTTCACAAGGGGCAATGTAACCCGTCTGCCTTCTTCTGTTACTTCAACTACAGAGGACGGCCGTGCATATTCATCGTATGCACGCATGAGC
Above is a genomic segment from Deltaproteobacteria bacterium containing:
- a CDS encoding formate dehydrogenase subunit alpha → MSSVSLNINGITVRADEGATILTAARDAGIYIPTLCHCPDVSPQSVCRLCLVRIENRRRLEPACRTPVEEGMVVVTDDPEIERLRRVILELILSDHDFNCLLCPKSGQCRLQELVNRIGFNEHRFNRLEHTAKDLPIDTSNPFFDFNPNKCVQCTICVRTCHEIAGIDAIDMAYRSYDLRVSTFANKPIKDSVCVSCGECVERCPVGALIPKKAEYPTREVKTTCSYCGVGCGLYLGVRGNTIVRARGDCESPVNKGNLCVRGRFGYKFVDSPDRLSLPLMRAYDEYARPSSVVEVTEEGRRVTLPLVKREGKFVEITWDQAIKYVASSLAHYKGNEIAAISSARCTNEENYLFQKFTRAVLKTNNIDHCARLUHAPTVAGLAASFGSGAMTNSIGEISDAACIFAIGTNTTANHPIIGRQVTRAVQKGAKLIVADPRRIPLCRMADIWLRLRPGTDIALLNGMMRVIIEEDLLDTSFIEERCDGYEAFEASVMENDLATVEEITGVPAQDMVEAARMFASTSPATILYTLGITEHSHGTDNVRALANLALLTGSIGRPSTGVNPLRGQNNVQGACDMGALPNVYPGYQKVDDEKVRRKFEKAWSCKLSPSPGLTLTEMFDAAREGRIKALYLVGEDPVVTDADTHFIEKAISHLELFVVQDIFLTETARLADVVLPAASFAEKDGTFTNTERRVQRVRKAIEPKGNSRPDWMIICDIAKSMGAKGFDFSSPQEIFEEMRSLTPSYGGITYERIEKSGLQWPCPDHEHPGTPYLYSERFNTPNGRARFAPISYRPPAETPSHEYPFILITRRSAFHYHAVMTRKAEGFDDLRGEERMEIHPADAASLEIQDGEVIRVTSRRGSIKARTKITEIVSPGVVCMTFNFSETRTNILTSSALDPIAKTPEFKICTVKIEREESAYLMRDYMRWGTGKG